The proteins below are encoded in one region of Sphingobacterium sp. R2:
- the rpsA gene encoding 30S ribosomal protein S1 — protein sequence MAKKQEAEKELAAKNAELQGADTKVVKDTEQIESEADSNLIDEIKSNTWITPEGEFDWDANDKGFGNYSEAERAKLEAQYADTFNQVNQGEIIEGTVVSINNKDVVLNVGFKSDGLVSLSEFRDLPELKVGDKVDVFVESQEDANGQLVLSRKRAKTQKSWEAINEALENDAIITGFVKSRTKGGLIVDIKGVEAFLPGSQIDIKPIRDYDVYVGKTMEFKVVKINHEFKNVVVSHKVLIENDLENQKSEIVAKLEKGQVLEGTVKNITDFGVFIDLGGVDGLLHITDISWGRIEHPKEVLSLDQTINVVVLDFDDEKKRIALGLKQLSEHPWESLDTALEVGSKVKGKIVTVADYGAFLEIIPGVEGLIHVSEMSWSQNLRSPQEFLKVGDEIEAQILTLDRDERKMSLGIKQLTPDPWKNITERYPVGSKQTAVVKNMTNFGVFVELEEGIDGLIHISDLSWSKKINHPNEFTKVGETLDVVVLELDEENRKLSLGHKQLEENPWDTFETIFTEGSIHEGTVIKVGDKGDIVALQYGVEGFCPSKHSVKEDGSSLKVDEVTSFKIIEFNKENKRLVISHSRIWEEEKEEARKEESSNRKKDAKAESSAVKKVKDSVEKSTLGDLDVLAQLKEQMENDKNAK from the coding sequence ATGGCAAAAAAACAAGAAGCAGAAAAAGAATTAGCAGCGAAAAACGCAGAGCTACAAGGTGCTGACACTAAAGTAGTGAAAGACACTGAACAAATTGAATCAGAAGCTGATTCAAACTTAATCGATGAAATCAAATCAAACACTTGGATCACACCAGAAGGTGAATTTGACTGGGATGCAAATGATAAAGGTTTCGGAAATTATAGCGAAGCTGAACGCGCTAAACTTGAAGCACAATACGCAGATACTTTCAACCAAGTTAATCAAGGTGAAATTATCGAAGGTACTGTAGTTTCTATCAACAATAAAGACGTAGTCTTAAATGTTGGTTTCAAATCTGACGGTTTAGTTTCTTTATCAGAATTCCGTGACTTACCAGAATTAAAAGTTGGTGATAAAGTTGACGTATTCGTTGAATCTCAAGAAGATGCTAACGGTCAATTAGTACTTTCTCGCAAACGTGCTAAAACTCAAAAATCTTGGGAAGCTATCAATGAAGCATTAGAAAATGATGCAATCATTACTGGTTTCGTTAAGAGCCGTACTAAAGGTGGTCTTATCGTTGATATTAAAGGTGTTGAAGCATTCTTACCTGGATCTCAAATTGATATCAAACCTATCCGTGACTACGATGTATACGTAGGTAAAACAATGGAATTCAAAGTTGTAAAAATCAACCATGAATTCAAAAACGTTGTTGTATCACACAAAGTCTTAATTGAAAACGACTTAGAAAACCAAAAATCTGAGATCGTAGCTAAATTAGAAAAAGGTCAAGTATTGGAAGGAACTGTTAAAAATATCACTGACTTCGGTGTATTCATCGACTTAGGTGGTGTTGACGGTTTGTTGCATATCACAGATATCTCTTGGGGCCGTATCGAGCATCCAAAAGAAGTTTTATCACTAGATCAAACAATCAACGTTGTTGTATTAGATTTTGATGATGAGAAAAAACGTATTGCTTTAGGCTTGAAACAATTATCTGAGCATCCTTGGGAATCTTTAGATACAGCATTAGAAGTTGGATCTAAAGTTAAAGGTAAAATTGTAACAGTTGCTGATTACGGAGCTTTCTTAGAAATCATCCCAGGCGTTGAAGGTTTGATCCACGTTTCTGAAATGTCTTGGTCACAAAACTTACGTTCTCCACAAGAGTTCTTGAAAGTTGGTGATGAGATCGAAGCGCAAATCTTAACGTTAGATCGCGATGAGCGTAAAATGAGCTTAGGTATCAAACAATTGACTCCAGATCCTTGGAAAAATATCACTGAGCGTTACCCTGTAGGTTCTAAACAAACAGCTGTTGTTAAAAACATGACTAACTTCGGTGTATTTGTTGAATTGGAAGAAGGTATCGATGGTTTGATCCACATCTCTGATTTATCTTGGTCTAAAAAAATCAACCACCCTAACGAATTTACTAAAGTTGGTGAAACATTAGACGTAGTTGTTTTAGAATTGGATGAAGAAAACCGTAAATTATCTTTAGGTCACAAACAATTGGAAGAAAACCCTTGGGATACTTTCGAAACGATCTTTACTGAAGGTTCTATTCACGAAGGTACTGTGATCAAAGTTGGTGATAAAGGTGATATCGTAGCTTTACAATATGGTGTTGAAGGTTTCTGTCCTTCTAAACACTCTGTTAAAGAAGACGGTTCATCATTGAAAGTTGATGAAGTTACTTCATTCAAAATCATTGAGTTCAACAAAGAGAACAAACGTTTGGTAATTTCTCACTCTCGTATCTGGGAAGAAGAGAAAGAAGAAGCTCGCAAAGAAGAGTCTAGCAACCGTAAAAAAGACGCTAAAGCTGAATCTTCAGCTGTTAAAAAAGTAAAAGATTCTGTTGAGAAATCTACTTTAGGCGACTTAGACGTGTTAGCTCAATTGAAAGAGCAAATGGAAAATGATAAAAACGCTAAGTAA
- a CDS encoding YihY/virulence factor BrkB family protein, with the protein MGKIHQWLLNFEPYFRLIEWSKRVVLPGFGSLPLYTVAVFFFQEISRDSIISKASSLSYSFLLAIFPGIIFLFTLIPYIPINNFQEQLLDFLAVVIPKNAFLVVETTLEDIIKNQNGGLLSFGFVFAAYFATNGMASLMNAFNKASLMTEKRPWIKKRLLALALAFLIIFALTVGMTIFTIAGITIDYLKETTGIKSSFWAILLKIARWLIIFAIYFFTVSCIYKFGPSTSNKWKLFSAGASMATILAILTFSIFTFYINHFGAYNKLYGSIGTLIVIMLWIYLNTLILLLGYELNAAIALSKQTIVIAKPRIFNSFKRED; encoded by the coding sequence ATGGGGAAAATCCACCAATGGCTATTAAATTTTGAACCTTATTTTAGATTGATCGAATGGAGTAAACGGGTCGTACTACCTGGGTTTGGCTCGCTCCCACTTTACACCGTAGCTGTATTTTTCTTTCAGGAAATTTCCAGAGACTCCATTATTAGCAAAGCTTCTTCCCTTTCCTACAGCTTTCTATTAGCTATTTTTCCAGGCATCATCTTTTTATTTACGTTAATCCCATATATTCCAATAAATAATTTTCAAGAGCAATTGTTGGATTTTCTTGCTGTAGTTATTCCTAAAAATGCATTTCTCGTTGTTGAAACAACTTTGGAAGATATTATCAAAAACCAAAATGGCGGATTGCTGTCCTTCGGTTTTGTGTTTGCAGCCTATTTTGCCACCAACGGCATGGCCTCCCTCATGAATGCATTCAATAAAGCATCGTTAATGACAGAAAAACGGCCTTGGATCAAAAAACGATTGTTGGCCTTAGCTTTGGCCTTCTTAATTATCTTTGCCCTGACTGTTGGAATGACGATTTTTACGATTGCTGGCATTACGATAGACTATCTTAAAGAAACGACGGGTATTAAATCAAGCTTCTGGGCGATATTGCTTAAGATAGCCCGATGGTTGATTATATTCGCTATCTATTTTTTCACAGTGAGTTGTATCTACAAATTTGGTCCTTCAACCTCCAATAAGTGGAAACTCTTTAGTGCAGGAGCATCGATGGCCACCATTCTGGCAATATTGACTTTTTCGATATTCACTTTTTATATCAATCACTTCGGTGCGTACAACAAATTGTATGGCTCTATCGGAACTTTAATTGTCATTATGCTCTGGATTTATTTGAATACGCTTATTTTATTATTGGGTTATGAGCTCAATGCTGCTATTGCGCTGTCCAAACAAACCATTGTTATTGCCAAACCACGTATTTTCAATTCGTTTAAGAGAGAAGATTAA
- a CDS encoding thioesterase family protein, whose product MFVFDHQIRVRYAETDQMGYVYYGNYAAFYEIARTEMLRSTGISYRELEEMGVMLPVTEMKTKYLKPGKYDDLITIRVTIRKKPAVRIVFEYELFNENGELLNQGETTLVFVNMEKNRPCMPPQVFLDKMSKYFN is encoded by the coding sequence ATGTTTGTATTTGATCATCAGATTCGCGTTCGCTATGCAGAAACAGACCAGATGGGCTATGTCTATTATGGCAATTACGCTGCGTTTTATGAAATAGCTCGAACTGAAATGCTGCGGAGTACAGGGATCTCATACCGAGAACTGGAAGAAATGGGGGTCATGCTCCCTGTCACAGAGATGAAGACCAAATATCTAAAACCAGGCAAATATGATGACCTGATTACAATACGTGTAACCATCCGAAAGAAACCTGCTGTTCGTATTGTCTTCGAATATGAGCTTTTCAATGAGAATGGAGAGCTACTTAATCAAGGAGAAACGACATTGGTCTTTGTCAATATGGAGAAAAATAGACCTTGTATGCCGCCGCAGGTTTTCTTGGATAAGATGAGTAAATATTTTAATTAA
- the mltG gene encoding endolytic transglycosylase MltG yields the protein MKNKKGIPSWLKIIALIVVVVGAYFAWKFYSTFYASNVSGDKKYLYIHEGEKYEDVLKSISDSNLLDDIASFQRAAQYKKYEKSVKPGRYLLTPGMNNRRLVGNLMGGYQDPVKFRFANVRLKENMAALLGKSFEADSAQFIAVLNDEATAQKYGFTKENLITMFIPNTYEIYWNTSPEKIIARFDDEWKKFWNTDRTAKAKALNLTPQQISTLASIVKGEALHQDEMPMIAGLYLNRLKKGMLLQADPTVIFANNDFTIRRVLNKHLRTDNPYNTYIYRGLPPGPISIPSIAAIDAVLNFKQHDYIYMCAKDDFSGYHNFAKTEAEHLINARKFQQALDARNIKK from the coding sequence ATGAAAAATAAAAAGGGAATACCAAGTTGGTTAAAAATAATTGCTCTAATCGTTGTTGTCGTTGGAGCTTATTTTGCTTGGAAATTTTATAGCACGTTTTATGCTTCGAATGTATCGGGAGATAAAAAGTACCTGTATATACACGAGGGTGAAAAGTATGAAGATGTCCTGAAATCAATCAGCGATTCAAATCTATTGGACGATATCGCTTCATTTCAGCGTGCAGCGCAATATAAAAAATATGAAAAGAGTGTAAAACCAGGTCGGTACTTATTGACACCTGGAATGAACAATAGACGTTTAGTTGGCAATTTAATGGGTGGCTACCAAGACCCCGTAAAATTCCGATTCGCCAATGTCCGATTAAAAGAAAATATGGCGGCGCTTCTTGGAAAAAGTTTCGAGGCTGATTCTGCGCAATTTATCGCTGTGCTGAATGATGAAGCTACGGCGCAGAAGTATGGATTTACGAAGGAAAATCTGATTACGATGTTTATTCCTAATACGTACGAAATATACTGGAACACTAGTCCTGAAAAGATAATCGCTCGTTTTGATGATGAATGGAAAAAATTCTGGAATACGGATCGCACGGCGAAAGCAAAAGCGCTTAATTTGACTCCACAGCAGATCAGCACGTTAGCTTCCATTGTTAAAGGGGAAGCGCTACATCAAGATGAAATGCCCATGATTGCGGGACTTTATTTAAACCGCCTTAAAAAAGGAATGTTATTACAGGCAGACCCAACAGTAATCTTTGCTAATAATGATTTTACAATCAGAAGGGTATTGAATAAGCACCTAAGGACAGACAATCCCTACAATACATATATTTATAGAGGATTGCCCCCAGGCCCGATTTCTATTCCAAGCATCGCTGCTATTGATGCAGTGTTGAACTTCAAGCAGCACGATTACATCTATATGTGTGCGAAAGATGATTTCTCGGGTTACCATAATTTCGCAAAAACTGAAGCAGAGCATTTAATCAATGCGCGCAAATTTCAACAGGCTTTGGATGCTAGAAATATTAAAAAATAA
- a CDS encoding PASTA domain-containing protein: protein MSKVVQYLQTPTFRKNLIAAFIAIVCVFLFVYIGLKVYTKHDESIAVPKVKGLHISAAIQALENAGLEYKIDSVYQMDAKPGMVIEQDPEQGFHVKSGRTIYLTIITQVAPEVAFPNIKDKTLIEATAILKNHNLRIGDTSYVADIARDIVLDAQFAGQSIRNGRMIPKGSRIDLVLGNGLGANEVEIPNLIGLPLNEAKFALSGAGLGLGTVTYDPNVTDTATAVISVQSPGIEKGLTSLGAKIDVTLSITAPAPITDAPAGVTTTPKPQANQTQANPNAQSKPAAPAKSTTTNTPTTKPANNAVGQKKDKENKGNSLGF, encoded by the coding sequence ATGTCCAAAGTAGTACAATATCTTCAGACCCCCACTTTTAGGAAAAATCTTATTGCCGCTTTCATTGCGATAGTATGCGTATTCCTTTTCGTTTATATTGGTCTGAAAGTATATACCAAACATGATGAATCTATTGCGGTCCCTAAAGTCAAAGGACTTCATATCAGTGCAGCTATTCAGGCGCTGGAAAATGCGGGGCTCGAATATAAAATTGATTCTGTCTATCAGATGGACGCTAAGCCTGGTATGGTTATAGAACAAGATCCTGAACAAGGATTTCATGTAAAATCGGGTCGGACTATTTATTTGACCATTATCACACAGGTGGCACCTGAAGTTGCTTTTCCGAATATAAAGGATAAAACATTGATCGAAGCCACCGCCATCTTGAAAAACCATAACCTTAGAATAGGAGACACTTCGTATGTAGCGGACATCGCAAGAGATATCGTTTTAGATGCTCAATTTGCAGGACAGTCCATCCGTAATGGAAGGATGATACCTAAAGGTTCGCGTATAGATCTCGTTTTGGGAAATGGATTGGGAGCAAATGAAGTAGAGATACCTAATTTAATTGGACTTCCGTTAAATGAAGCGAAGTTTGCCTTATCTGGAGCTGGACTAGGTCTGGGCACTGTAACCTATGATCCAAATGTAACGGATACTGCTACCGCAGTAATCAGTGTACAATCACCAGGAATCGAAAAAGGCTTAACCAGCTTAGGCGCTAAAATTGATGTAACACTTTCAATTACAGCACCAGCACCTATTACAGATGCTCCTGCAGGTGTTACAACAACACCTAAACCACAAGCAAACCAAACACAAGCTAATCCGAATGCCCAATCGAAGCCTGCTGCACCGGCGAAGAGTACGACCACAAATACGCCGACAACGAAACCTGCAAATAACGCCGTGGGCCAAAAGAAAGATAAAGAAAACAAAGGAAATAGCCTTGGGTTCTAA
- a CDS encoding D-alanine--D-alanine ligase, with the protein MKAKIALITGGYTGEAEVSFKSSAFVNSQLDHDKYDVYMITVTKEAWYYEDVDGQQHPISKADFTLSLHGDVLIFDLAFIMVHGVPGEDGRLQSYFDLLDIPYTSCDALTSALTMNKGYTKAILSDIPELHLAKSVLLFESQRPEALKIVESNLSLPYFVKPNAGGSSIGMTKVKESAQLKEAIDKAFDAENTGKQVIVEEFVTGREFSEGIFRNSKGELVVLPATEVRTTREFFDYEAKYIPGLTEEITPAELTNEQQERAARILKEIYVRLNCKGMVRVDFFLENGTDNFYFIEINTIPGQTAQSFIPQQVRAFGMKECDFYGELIETALQSK; encoded by the coding sequence ATGAAAGCAAAAATAGCATTAATAACTGGAGGTTATACAGGAGAAGCTGAAGTTTCTTTTAAAAGTTCAGCCTTCGTCAATTCGCAGCTTGATCACGACAAATACGATGTGTATATGATTACGGTGACCAAAGAAGCATGGTACTACGAAGATGTAGATGGTCAGCAGCATCCCATTTCGAAAGCAGATTTCACGCTTTCATTGCATGGGGATGTTTTGATTTTTGACTTGGCATTTATTATGGTACACGGTGTGCCTGGAGAAGATGGGAGACTCCAAAGTTATTTTGACTTATTAGATATTCCTTATACGTCATGTGACGCGCTAACTTCTGCCTTGACGATGAATAAAGGGTATACAAAGGCGATTTTATCGGATATTCCAGAGCTGCATTTGGCAAAATCGGTCCTACTGTTTGAATCGCAACGCCCGGAGGCACTCAAAATCGTCGAAAGCAATCTTTCGCTGCCTTATTTTGTGAAACCTAATGCAGGTGGGAGCAGTATCGGTATGACCAAGGTGAAAGAATCTGCACAGTTAAAAGAAGCGATCGATAAAGCTTTTGATGCAGAGAATACAGGTAAACAGGTCATTGTTGAAGAATTTGTGACTGGACGCGAATTTTCCGAAGGAATTTTTCGGAATTCAAAAGGCGAGCTTGTTGTTTTACCTGCTACGGAGGTTCGGACTACGCGCGAATTTTTTGACTACGAAGCGAAATATATACCTGGACTGACCGAAGAGATTACGCCGGCAGAGCTGACTAACGAACAGCAGGAACGGGCTGCACGTATCTTGAAAGAGATTTATGTCAGATTGAATTGCAAAGGTATGGTACGTGTAGATTTCTTTTTGGAAAACGGAACCGATAACTTTTATTTTATTGAAATCAATACCATTCCGGGGCAGACCGCGCAAAGTTTTATACCGCAACAAGTACGCGCTTTTGGAATGAAAGAATGTGATTTCTATGGCGAATTGATCGAAACAGCCTTGCAGTCGAAATAA
- a CDS encoding serine hydrolase, with protein sequence MSDAYAQKIDTVYLEKLLQSHPDLFQNILRHPTKNEVQILYTQIDRDKSNMPHFRSYSYRLNPNWYFYPASTVKLPTAILALEKINDLQIAGLSKDTPLRIDAAFEKQTKVLVDESAANGLPSVAQYVKKILLTSDNDAQNRLFEFIGRAELNAKLKKYGTKYSRIVNRLAIGDKGIWAKHTNPITFYSGENSFYKQEAQFDPKDYPIKLANTLQGKGYINDKDELVHAPWSFEGLNVYALQDQQLILKKLLFPEAFQPKDRFNLKKEDYALLYDYMSRYPFESDFPKYDSTEFWPTYSKLLFYGREKHTTLNPNIRIFNKYGDSYGYNIDNAYIVDFEHGVEFMLAVVVQSNENGIYNDGRYEYETVTYPFLKNIGQVIYQEELKRVKKFKPDLSKFDFRK encoded by the coding sequence ATGTCAGACGCATACGCTCAAAAGATAGATACTGTTTACCTGGAAAAATTACTCCAGAGTCATCCTGATCTATTTCAAAACATATTGAGGCATCCGACTAAAAATGAGGTGCAGATTCTGTATACGCAAATTGATCGTGACAAATCCAATATGCCGCATTTCAGGTCCTATAGCTATCGACTGAATCCGAACTGGTATTTTTATCCCGCAAGTACCGTAAAGTTGCCGACAGCAATTCTGGCCTTAGAAAAAATCAATGACCTACAGATTGCAGGTCTCAGCAAAGACACCCCCCTCCGTATTGATGCTGCATTTGAAAAGCAGACGAAGGTTCTTGTAGATGAGTCGGCAGCCAATGGGCTTCCTTCCGTGGCACAATATGTAAAAAAAATACTATTGACCAGCGACAATGATGCACAAAATAGACTTTTTGAATTTATTGGCCGTGCTGAACTAAATGCGAAACTAAAAAAATACGGCACCAAATACAGCCGTATTGTCAACCGTCTTGCCATTGGAGACAAGGGCATATGGGCCAAACATACCAATCCAATAACCTTTTATAGTGGGGAAAATAGTTTTTATAAACAAGAGGCACAGTTCGACCCCAAAGACTATCCCATCAAGCTGGCCAATACCCTTCAGGGAAAAGGCTATATAAACGACAAAGATGAGCTAGTCCATGCCCCCTGGAGCTTTGAAGGATTAAATGTCTACGCTCTTCAAGATCAACAGCTCATTCTGAAGAAATTATTATTTCCTGAAGCATTTCAGCCTAAAGATAGATTTAACCTGAAAAAGGAGGACTACGCACTGCTCTATGATTATATGTCGCGCTATCCCTTTGAGTCGGATTTCCCGAAATATGACTCTACAGAATTCTGGCCAACATATAGCAAGCTCCTTTTTTATGGCCGTGAAAAACATACGACCCTAAATCCCAACATACGGATCTTCAACAAGTATGGTGATTCTTATGGCTATAATATTGATAATGCTTATATCGTCGACTTTGAACATGGGGTGGAATTTATGCTCGCCGTTGTTGTGCAGTCTAATGAAAATGGCATCTACAACGATGGACGCTATGAATACGAAACAGTAACCTACCCATTTTTAAAAAATATCGGGCAGGTAATTTATCAGGAGGAATTGAAAAGGGTAAAAAAGTTTAAACCCGATCTATCCAAATTTGATTTCAGAAAATAA
- a CDS encoding dihydrofolate reductase, giving the protein MSNPTITLIVAASDNNAIGINNKMPWHLPNDFKYFKKNTIEHSVLMGRKTFESIGKALPERRNIVITRNADFQGEDIDVANSIQEALLYCRDEREVFIIGGANIYQQALPLANKVLLTRVHTTVKGDAFFPALPAEEWELVSSDAHQVDEKHAFAYTFEVYSRK; this is encoded by the coding sequence ATGAGCAACCCAACGATCACATTAATTGTCGCTGCATCGGACAACAATGCCATCGGAATCAACAACAAGATGCCTTGGCATTTACCAAACGACTTTAAATATTTCAAGAAAAATACTATTGAACATTCTGTACTGATGGGCAGAAAGACATTTGAGTCCATAGGTAAAGCATTACCGGAAAGAAGGAATATTGTCATCACACGCAACGCAGATTTTCAAGGTGAAGATATTGATGTCGCTAACAGTATTCAGGAAGCACTTTTATATTGTCGCGACGAGCGCGAAGTATTTATTATTGGTGGTGCAAACATCTATCAGCAGGCCCTTCCACTCGCCAACAAAGTACTTTTAACACGGGTGCATACCACCGTCAAAGGAGATGCTTTCTTTCCTGCATTACCAGCCGAAGAATGGGAATTGGTTTCCTCAGATGCGCATCAGGTGGATGAAAAACATGCATTTGCTTATACCTTTGAAGTTTATTCAAGAAAATAG
- a CDS encoding thymidylate synthase: protein MKQYLDLLRHVYTDGVVKTDRTGTGTKSVFGYQMRFNLQEGFPLVTTKKLHLRSIIHELIWFLKGETNIQYLKENGVSIWDEWADEQGNLGPVYGSQWRSWPTPDGRHIDQIAQVINQLKSSPDSRRIIVSAWNVAEIEHMALPPCHAFFQFYVAPAQPEKGILKPQLSCQLYQRSADIFLGVPFNIASYALLTMMVAQVCDMEAAEFIHTLGDAHIYSNHFEQTELQLSREPKALPQMSINPDVKDIFDFKFEDFELLNYESHPHIKAPVAV from the coding sequence ATGAAACAATATTTAGATTTACTCAGACATGTATATACAGATGGTGTTGTAAAGACAGATCGTACAGGCACAGGCACCAAAAGTGTCTTTGGATATCAGATGCGTTTCAACCTCCAGGAAGGTTTTCCTTTGGTAACAACAAAGAAATTACACCTGCGATCCATTATACATGAGTTAATCTGGTTCCTAAAAGGCGAAACCAATATTCAGTATCTCAAAGAAAATGGCGTAAGTATTTGGGACGAATGGGCTGACGAACAAGGAAATTTGGGCCCTGTGTACGGATCGCAATGGCGGTCTTGGCCGACGCCCGACGGCCGTCATATTGATCAAATTGCACAAGTAATTAATCAGCTTAAAAGTTCGCCGGATTCCCGTCGTATTATTGTATCGGCATGGAATGTTGCTGAAATAGAACATATGGCATTACCGCCTTGTCATGCTTTTTTCCAATTTTATGTGGCTCCAGCGCAACCCGAAAAAGGAATTTTAAAGCCACAATTGTCCTGTCAACTCTATCAGCGTAGTGCGGATATATTTTTGGGTGTACCTTTTAACATTGCATCTTACGCACTTTTAACCATGATGGTTGCCCAAGTGTGTGATATGGAAGCGGCTGAATTTATTCATACCCTAGGTGATGCGCATATTTATAGTAATCACTTTGAACAAACCGAACTTCAATTGAGCAGAGAACCTAAAGCGCTACCACAGATGAGCATTAACCCCGACGTAAAAGATATTTTTGATTTCAAATTTGAAGATTTTGAATTATTGAACTACGAATCACATCCTCATATCAAAGCTCCGGTTGCTGTTTAA
- the mtaB gene encoding tRNA (N(6)-L-threonylcarbamoyladenosine(37)-C(2))-methylthiotransferase MtaB, whose product MENKKVAFYTLGCKLNYSETSSIGRLFKEAGYDTTAFNSRADVYVINTCSVTDNADKKCRKVVKEALKHSPNAYITIVGCYAQLKPKEIAEIPGVDMVLGAAEKFNIIEHINDLTKQEKTIVYNGPIDETNQFVSAYSIGDRTRTFLKVQDGCDYSCTFCTIPLARGGSRSGKIEDIVRQAEEIAASGVKEIVLTGVNIGDFGIRDGKREDRFLDLVKALDEVEGIDRIRISSIEPNLLSNDIIEFVAKSKRFVPHFHMPLQSGSNKILSLMRRRYKRELYTERVAYIKSLMPNCCIGVDVIVGFPGETREDFIYTYNFLNDMDISYLHVFTYSERENTIAAQMDGAVPGMQRSDRSKMLHILSEKKRRAFYESQLGEIGDVLFEADEKDGYMHGFSKNYVKVRTLYDPLLVNEVVPVKFMEVTDSCEVEVEEIPETLAH is encoded by the coding sequence ATGGAGAATAAAAAAGTAGCTTTTTATACACTTGGATGTAAACTGAATTATTCGGAGACATCGTCCATTGGTCGTTTATTTAAAGAAGCGGGCTATGATACCACAGCGTTCAATAGCCGTGCAGACGTTTATGTAATCAATACATGTTCGGTAACGGATAATGCTGACAAGAAGTGTAGAAAAGTGGTTAAGGAAGCTTTAAAGCACTCTCCCAATGCTTATATTACGATTGTTGGTTGTTATGCGCAGCTAAAACCAAAAGAAATCGCCGAGATTCCTGGTGTAGATATGGTTTTGGGTGCTGCAGAAAAGTTTAATATTATTGAGCATATCAATGATTTGACTAAACAGGAAAAGACAATCGTTTATAATGGTCCGATTGATGAGACCAATCAATTTGTATCTGCTTATTCAATTGGTGATCGTACGCGTACTTTCCTTAAAGTACAGGATGGATGTGATTACTCGTGCACGTTTTGTACGATCCCTCTAGCGCGCGGCGGAAGCCGCTCCGGGAAGATCGAGGATATTGTGCGCCAAGCGGAAGAAATTGCAGCTTCAGGTGTAAAGGAAATCGTGTTAACAGGAGTTAATATTGGTGATTTTGGTATTCGTGATGGTAAACGTGAAGACCGATTCTTGGATTTGGTAAAGGCTTTGGATGAAGTCGAAGGTATCGACAGGATTCGGATTTCTTCGATAGAACCCAATCTGCTTTCCAATGATATTATTGAGTTTGTGGCAAAATCAAAACGTTTTGTTCCACATTTCCATATGCCTTTACAGTCTGGAAGCAATAAAATTCTAAGTTTAATGCGCAGAAGGTACAAAAGAGAGCTTTACACAGAGCGTGTGGCATATATCAAGTCTTTGATGCCTAATTGTTGCATCGGTGTTGACGTCATTGTTGGATTTCCAGGAGAAACACGTGAAGATTTTATCTATACCTACAATTTCCTGAATGATATGGACATCTCTTATCTGCATGTCTTTACCTATTCAGAAAGAGAAAATACGATTGCCGCGCAAATGGATGGAGCAGTACCGGGAATGCAACGTAGCGATCGCAGCAAAATGCTGCATATCCTTTCTGAGAAGAAACGTCGTGCTTTCTATGAATCGCAATTAGGAGAAATCGGAGACGTATTGTTTGAGGCTGATGAGAAAGACGGTTACATGCATGGTTTCTCTAAAAATTATGTTAAAGTGCGGACTTTATACGATCCCTTATTGGTAAATGAGGTTGTGCCGGTTAAATTTATGGAAGTAACGGACTCCTGTGAAGTCGAGGTGGAAGAAATTCCAGAGACATTGGCACATTAG